The following proteins are co-located in the Spinactinospora alkalitolerans genome:
- a CDS encoding LysR substrate-binding domain-containing protein, whose translation MTDVSLRQLEYLMAVARLGSVTAAARELFVSQSAVSTALTDLESALGITLFVRSRKGMRLTASGQRAVTAADNVLSSLDQLWESASREREEVEGTLTIGCYATIAPILLPKVIAEFSHRHPRVQLSFVEAAHETLLDDLLNTRIDLAITYHYELDSVRTATGMTAQSLRSDPPYVLTPVGGALSTGDELSLADLASEPLILFDLPPGGDYFLGLFAKAGLTPNVRFRTTSFEMVRALVARGLGSALLTQRTVLERSYEDLPYVTRELDIRSEGLGIEIIQLTDRKPVRRTQAFIDVCREVVV comes from the coding sequence ATGACTGATGTGAGCTTGAGGCAACTGGAGTACCTGATGGCCGTCGCGAGGCTCGGGTCGGTGACCGCAGCGGCACGGGAGCTCTTCGTCTCGCAGTCGGCGGTATCGACGGCGTTGACCGATCTCGAGTCGGCGCTCGGGATCACCCTGTTCGTCCGCTCTCGGAAGGGGATGCGGCTCACCGCGTCGGGACAGCGTGCGGTCACCGCCGCCGACAACGTGCTTTCCAGCCTCGATCAGCTCTGGGAGTCCGCCAGTCGGGAACGAGAGGAAGTCGAGGGCACACTCACGATCGGCTGTTACGCGACGATCGCGCCGATCCTCCTACCGAAGGTGATCGCGGAGTTCTCGCATCGGCACCCGCGAGTACAGCTCTCGTTCGTCGAGGCAGCCCACGAGACGCTCTTGGACGACCTGCTCAACACCCGGATCGATCTCGCGATCACCTATCACTACGAGCTTGATTCCGTGCGCACCGCGACCGGGATGACGGCGCAATCGCTGCGATCGGACCCGCCGTATGTGCTCACCCCTGTGGGTGGGGCACTGAGCACGGGGGATGAGCTGAGCCTTGCCGACCTGGCCTCGGAACCGCTGATCCTGTTCGATCTGCCGCCCGGTGGCGACTACTTTCTCGGCCTGTTCGCCAAAGCCGGTCTGACTCCGAACGTGCGCTTCCGCACTACGAGCTTCGAGATGGTCCGTGCCCTGGTGGCCCGCGGGCTGGGCAGTGCGCTGCTCACGCAGCGCACCGTGCTCGAGCGCAGCTACGAGGACTTGCCGTATGTGACCAGAGAGCTCGACATCCGGTCCGAAGGGCTCGGGATCGAGATCATCCAGCTGACTGACCGCAAACCGGTAAGGCGGACGCAGGCGTTCATCGACGTCTGCCGGGAGGTCGTGGTCTGA
- a CDS encoding MFS transporter, translating into MTSEVLENVDRKDLRRSVFAGSVGVFIHWFDWAIYAYLATTMAQVFFPEQDGTTGLLSVFAVFAVAFFVRPLGSVIFGHLGDRFGRKTTLSIVIISMAAGTLMLGLLPTYESAGIIAPVLLVVARIIQGLAAGGEFGSAAAFLAEFSPPKRRGFGCSWIEFGSVGGFLCASFVVWALHSVFTPGDVTDWAWRLPFLLTVPLAAVGLYIRLRIEDTPEYRALEDMNNVPSQPVVEVFRSNGKQFLQTVGIETFMNSAFYIVLVYLITYQEEIVGVPADRAALLSAAASVVAMGVIPLSGMVSDRVGRKPVLYAAAGLMIVGAVPLFLLMQVNSPWSAFAATFGLAVILAVILGTHASAVAELFPTRTRQSGLSMAYSVAGAFFAGTLPYLMTWLISLTGSSMVPGFTMIVIGIVGAVTLRTMPETSGSDLLHESDRAQR; encoded by the coding sequence ATGACGAGCGAGGTCTTGGAGAATGTAGATCGGAAGGACCTGCGTCGGAGTGTGTTCGCCGGATCGGTAGGCGTGTTCATCCACTGGTTCGATTGGGCCATTTACGCCTACCTCGCCACCACCATGGCGCAGGTGTTCTTTCCCGAGCAGGACGGCACTACCGGACTGCTGTCAGTCTTCGCCGTCTTCGCCGTCGCGTTCTTCGTTCGACCGCTCGGCTCGGTGATATTCGGACACCTCGGGGACCGTTTCGGGCGTAAGACGACTCTGTCCATCGTCATCATTTCCATGGCGGCGGGAACGCTGATGCTCGGGCTTCTGCCCACTTATGAGTCCGCCGGCATCATCGCGCCGGTACTGCTCGTGGTCGCCCGAATCATCCAGGGGTTGGCGGCAGGCGGTGAATTCGGCTCGGCTGCGGCCTTCCTCGCTGAGTTCTCGCCGCCGAAACGCCGTGGATTCGGGTGTTCGTGGATCGAGTTCGGCTCGGTCGGCGGGTTCCTCTGCGCGTCGTTCGTTGTCTGGGCGCTGCATTCGGTCTTCACTCCGGGGGATGTGACCGACTGGGCATGGAGGCTTCCGTTCCTGCTGACGGTTCCTCTGGCGGCGGTCGGCCTCTACATCCGCCTGCGCATCGAGGACACGCCCGAGTACCGCGCGCTCGAGGACATGAACAACGTCCCGAGCCAGCCGGTCGTGGAGGTGTTCCGCTCGAACGGGAAGCAGTTCCTGCAGACGGTGGGCATCGAGACGTTCATGAATTCGGCCTTCTACATCGTCCTCGTGTACCTGATCACGTACCAGGAGGAGATCGTCGGTGTGCCTGCGGACCGGGCGGCCCTGCTCTCCGCGGCGGCCTCGGTCGTCGCCATGGGAGTGATCCCGCTGTCCGGCATGGTGTCGGACCGTGTGGGACGCAAGCCGGTGCTGTACGCCGCCGCGGGCTTGATGATCGTCGGCGCGGTGCCGTTGTTCCTGCTGATGCAGGTGAACTCGCCGTGGTCGGCGTTCGCCGCCACCTTCGGCTTGGCCGTGATCCTGGCAGTCATCCTGGGCACGCACGCATCGGCAGTGGCGGAGCTCTTCCCGACGCGGACCCGTCAGAGTGGATTGTCGATGGCCTACAGCGTTGCTGGGGCGTTCTTCGCCGGAACGCTGCCATACCTGATGACATGGCTCATCTCGCTCACCGGCAGCTCCATGGTCCCGGGGTTCACGATGATCGTGATCGGAATCGTCGGTGCGGTGACGCTGCGGACGATGCCGGAGACAAGCGGGTCGGATCTGCTGCATGAGAGTGATCGCGCTCAGCGCTGA
- a CDS encoding flavin-containing monooxygenase, with amino-acid sequence MPSQEIEAVVVGGGQAGIAMSEHLTERNVPHVVLERHRIAERWRSERWDSLVANGPAWHDRFPGLEFTDIGPDAFASKEQVADYFVAYAEKIGAPVRCGVEVTSVHKNMGRTGFRVETSDGTIEARYVVAATGPFQRPVIPPIVPEEEELTQIHSSGYRNPAQLPDGAVLVVGSGSSGVQIADELRSSGRQVYLAVGPHDRPPRRYRSRDFVWWLGVLGKWEASAPPKGAEHVTIAVSGAHGGHTVDFRTLADRGIRLVGRADSFDEGVMRFAPDLRENIANGDANYLSLLDEADAYIARNGLDLPEEPEARALGTDPESVTDPVLELDLADAGVTSIVWATGFAADYSWLRVDAFDENGRPKHQRGVSSEPGVYFMGLPWQSRRGSSFIWGAWHDAKYVADHISIQRSYMEYEGPDSSTQFPQFGK; translated from the coding sequence ATGCCGAGTCAAGAGATTGAGGCCGTCGTCGTCGGAGGGGGCCAAGCCGGGATAGCGATGAGCGAGCACCTGACTGAACGCAACGTGCCGCATGTTGTCCTGGAGAGGCACCGTATCGCCGAACGCTGGCGCTCGGAAAGGTGGGACTCCCTGGTCGCGAACGGGCCTGCTTGGCACGATCGCTTTCCCGGTCTTGAGTTCACCGATATCGGTCCCGACGCTTTCGCTTCCAAGGAGCAGGTGGCGGACTATTTCGTTGCCTACGCTGAGAAGATCGGAGCGCCGGTGCGCTGCGGAGTCGAAGTGACGTCCGTGCATAAGAACATGGGCCGTACCGGATTCCGTGTGGAGACATCGGACGGAACCATCGAGGCACGCTACGTCGTAGCCGCCACCGGGCCGTTCCAGCGGCCGGTCATCCCGCCGATCGTTCCCGAAGAGGAGGAGCTCACACAGATCCACTCCAGCGGCTACCGCAATCCCGCTCAACTGCCTGACGGAGCTGTCCTCGTGGTCGGATCCGGGTCGTCGGGCGTGCAGATCGCCGACGAACTCCGGAGCTCCGGCCGACAGGTGTACCTCGCAGTCGGCCCGCACGACCGTCCACCGCGGAGGTATCGGAGCCGCGACTTCGTCTGGTGGCTGGGGGTCCTCGGCAAGTGGGAGGCCTCAGCTCCTCCTAAGGGCGCCGAGCACGTCACGATCGCGGTCAGTGGCGCGCACGGCGGCCACACCGTGGACTTCCGTACGCTGGCCGACCGCGGAATCAGGCTCGTCGGCCGGGCCGATTCGTTCGATGAGGGGGTCATGCGGTTCGCGCCCGACCTCCGCGAGAACATCGCGAACGGCGACGCGAACTACCTGTCACTGCTTGACGAAGCGGACGCCTACATCGCGCGCAACGGCCTGGATCTTCCGGAGGAGCCGGAGGCCCGTGCTTTGGGAACCGACCCGGAGTCGGTGACCGACCCCGTTCTCGAACTCGACCTCGCCGATGCCGGGGTCACGTCCATCGTCTGGGCGACCGGTTTCGCCGCCGACTACAGCTGGCTGCGCGTCGATGCGTTCGACGAGAACGGAAGGCCGAAGCACCAGCGCGGTGTCTCGTCCGAGCCCGGCGTCTACTTCATGGGATTGCCATGGCAGTCCCGACGTGGATCGAGTTTCATCTGGGGTGCTTGGCACGATGCGAAGTACGTGGCCGACCACATCTCGATCCAGCGCAGTTACATGGAATACGAGGGCCCGGATTCGTCGACGCAGTTCCCACAGTTCGGAAAGTGA
- a CDS encoding RidA family protein codes for MTTHTRIRKFNTKDTYPEQNLDNDLCQAVVAGDVVYLRGQIGQDLETRESVGIGSVRTQTEKAMSNIDMLLTEAGSSLQDIVKVTIYIVDPRYREEVYREVGRWLKGVYPVSTGIVVQALARPEWLVEIDATAVITGGAA; via the coding sequence ATGACCACGCACACTCGTATTCGGAAGTTCAACACCAAGGACACGTACCCGGAGCAGAATCTGGACAACGACCTGTGTCAGGCCGTCGTCGCCGGGGACGTCGTGTATCTGCGCGGCCAGATCGGCCAGGACCTGGAGACCCGGGAGTCAGTGGGCATCGGCAGTGTCCGGACGCAGACCGAGAAGGCCATGTCGAACATCGACATGCTCTTGACGGAGGCGGGCAGCAGCCTCCAGGACATCGTCAAGGTGACGATCTACATCGTCGATCCTCGCTACCGTGAAGAGGTGTACCGCGAGGTCGGACGCTGGTTGAAGGGTGTCTACCCTGTCTCCACCGGAATCGTCGTCCAGGCCCTTGCCCGGCCGGAGTGGCTCGTGGAGATCGACGCCACGGCTGTGATCACCGGAGGCGCGGCATGA
- a CDS encoding DUF1028 domain-containing protein, which produces MTFSIAAHQDGRFGIAAASSSPAVAARVVHLRDSVGAVASQNVTDPRLGPVLLDGLASGSSPEAAIAAVLANEPNAAYRQLTVVDASGAAATFSGHLTLGVHGEATGPHCAAAGNMLSRPDIPEILCGAFTSAGGQLEERLFTALSAGLAAGGEAGPVYSAGLSTVSGIGWRDTDLRVDWQESPIGELGRLLEVWLPQRDDYVQRGLEPAASPGYGVPGDDR; this is translated from the coding sequence ATGACCTTCTCCATCGCAGCCCACCAGGACGGTAGGTTCGGCATCGCCGCAGCGTCGTCCTCACCGGCGGTGGCCGCACGAGTCGTTCACTTGCGCGACTCGGTCGGCGCGGTCGCGTCGCAGAACGTCACCGATCCGCGACTGGGTCCGGTCCTGCTGGACGGACTCGCCTCGGGATCGAGCCCCGAAGCGGCCATCGCGGCGGTCCTCGCGAACGAGCCGAACGCCGCCTACCGGCAGCTCACCGTGGTCGACGCCTCCGGGGCCGCGGCCACGTTCAGCGGTCACCTCACCCTCGGCGTGCATGGTGAGGCCACCGGGCCGCACTGCGCCGCCGCCGGCAACATGCTCTCCCGTCCGGACATCCCCGAGATCCTGTGCGGCGCCTTCACCTCCGCCGGGGGTCAACTGGAGGAACGCCTCTTCACCGCGCTCTCGGCCGGCCTCGCCGCCGGCGGCGAGGCCGGACCGGTGTACTCCGCCGGGCTGTCGACCGTGTCCGGGATCGGTTGGCGCGACACCGATCTGCGCGTGGACTGGCAGGAGAGCCCGATCGGCGAGCTCGGGCGGTTGCTCGAGGTCTGGCTTCCGCAGCGGGACGACTATGTTCAGCGCGGCCTGGAGCCGGCCGCCTCGCCCGGTTACGGAGTTCCTGGCGATGACCGCTGA
- a CDS encoding M20 family metallopeptidase — MTAEQPALPSASDYLTRLVEYSETLHAHPETAWEEHRAARWTAELLGEFGFRVTTEYLGFPTAVHASYGSGSRRVGFIVEYDALPGVGHACGHNLIAAMSAGAAIALRPWAQALDLRIDVIGTPAEEGGGGKIELLDAGAFKDLGLALMAHPGPVDAPRAEPYAVAHDHVRFTGHTAHAAAYPHEGRNANDAFVISQVAIGLLRQQLPPTTRVHGIQTIGGEAPNVIPGATEGRWYTRAETLAELEPLRRRVKQCFEAGALATDTTLDFTPESQPYSEFRTDERASEIYTRHALALGRRFDAPVKHQTMNRASTDLGNVSQCVPAIHPYIGLDCFPVSNHQPEFAAVCIGEAANRVLADGATLLARTAHEYFAQASDAGPAGTGSAEEDFSRPERQSGGGRG, encoded by the coding sequence ATGACCGCTGAACAACCCGCGCTCCCCAGCGCCTCCGACTATCTGACGCGCCTGGTCGAGTACTCCGAGACGCTGCACGCTCACCCGGAGACCGCCTGGGAGGAGCACCGAGCGGCGCGGTGGACAGCCGAACTGCTCGGTGAGTTCGGCTTCAGGGTGACGACCGAATACCTCGGCTTCCCCACCGCGGTACACGCCTCCTACGGGTCGGGCAGCCGCCGGGTCGGCTTCATCGTCGAGTACGACGCGCTGCCCGGCGTGGGGCATGCCTGCGGTCACAACCTGATCGCCGCGATGTCGGCCGGCGCGGCGATCGCGCTGCGACCGTGGGCGCAAGCGCTCGACCTCCGGATCGATGTGATCGGCACTCCGGCGGAGGAGGGAGGCGGGGGCAAGATCGAGTTGCTCGACGCCGGGGCCTTCAAGGATCTGGGGCTCGCCCTCATGGCCCATCCCGGCCCCGTCGACGCGCCACGGGCCGAGCCCTACGCCGTCGCCCACGATCACGTCCGCTTCACCGGGCACACGGCACACGCTGCGGCCTATCCGCATGAGGGCCGCAATGCCAACGACGCCTTCGTGATTTCTCAGGTGGCCATCGGCCTGCTGCGCCAGCAGCTCCCGCCCACCACCCGGGTCCACGGGATCCAGACGATCGGTGGTGAAGCACCCAATGTCATCCCCGGGGCCACGGAGGGCCGCTGGTATACGCGGGCTGAGACCCTCGCCGAACTGGAGCCGCTTCGCCGCCGGGTGAAGCAGTGCTTCGAAGCCGGCGCGCTGGCGACGGACACCACATTGGACTTCACTCCTGAGTCGCAGCCCTACTCCGAATTCCGTACGGATGAGCGGGCATCGGAGATCTATACGCGCCACGCACTCGCACTCGGTCGGCGGTTCGACGCGCCCGTGAAGCACCAGACGATGAACCGCGCCTCAACCGATTTGGGCAATGTCTCGCAGTGTGTCCCGGCCATTCACCCCTACATCGGGCTCGACTGCTTTCCGGTGAGCAACCACCAGCCGGAGTTCGCTGCCGTGTGTATCGGTGAGGCGGCCAATCGGGTCCTCGCGGACGGCGCCACGCTGCTTGCGCGTACGGCGCACGAGTACTTTGCGCAGGCGTCGGACGCCGGCCCTGCTGGTACCGGATCGGCAGAGGAGGACTTCAGCAGGCCTGAACGGCAATCGGGAGGCGGTCGGGGATGA
- a CDS encoding aspartate ammonia-lyase encodes MTVDAEVERTEVDSLGEVVIPADALWGVNTARAGANFPITGRSCGQLRDLVWAYGAVKLAACRANVEQGLLDERRGTAIESACRELMQGELDQCIIVDRVQGGAGTSTNMNVNEVVANRALQLLGCAPGAYEVIDPLDHVNRSQSTNDTYFTAVRLAIHRSIERLIPALGRIAAECEARSVDFRDIVKIGRTQLQDAVPMTLGQEFSAFAETIREDADRLEDFLPHLREINLGATAIGTGITAPVGYRESVVTRLSEISGYPLTSASDLIEATSDTGVFVLASGLLKRCAVKLSKISNDLRLLSSGPQAGLQEIVLPPVQAGSSIMPGKVNPVIPEAVNQVAFLVVGADASVTMAAEAGQLQLNAFGPVIASSLLDSASLLTRGADLLAERCVSGIRADGEFITARTKDSLAVATGLVPLLGYARTAALVKEALSSRRTLAELTLERGLLDEEQLNAALAPQNLTGEVASAR; translated from the coding sequence ATGACTGTGGATGCTGAGGTGGAGAGGACAGAGGTCGATTCCCTTGGTGAGGTGGTGATCCCCGCTGACGCGCTTTGGGGGGTCAATACTGCGAGGGCTGGGGCGAACTTCCCCATCACCGGTCGCTCATGCGGCCAACTGCGCGATCTCGTTTGGGCGTATGGCGCGGTCAAACTGGCCGCTTGCCGGGCCAACGTCGAACAAGGGCTGTTGGATGAGAGGCGGGGTACGGCGATCGAGTCGGCTTGCCGTGAACTCATGCAGGGTGAGCTCGACCAGTGCATCATCGTTGACCGCGTCCAGGGTGGGGCCGGGACCAGCACCAACATGAACGTCAATGAGGTGGTGGCCAACCGGGCGCTGCAACTACTCGGCTGCGCGCCGGGAGCCTACGAGGTGATCGACCCGCTTGACCACGTCAATCGCAGTCAGAGCACCAACGACACTTATTTCACCGCGGTCAGGCTGGCGATCCACCGCAGCATTGAGCGGCTCATTCCGGCGCTCGGTCGGATCGCTGCCGAGTGCGAGGCGCGCTCAGTGGATTTCCGCGACATCGTGAAGATCGGCCGCACACAGTTGCAGGACGCCGTTCCGATGACCCTGGGCCAGGAGTTCTCGGCTTTCGCGGAAACGATCCGAGAAGACGCCGACCGCCTAGAGGACTTTCTCCCCCATCTGCGTGAAATCAATCTCGGCGCCACGGCGATCGGTACCGGCATCACCGCTCCTGTCGGATACCGGGAGAGTGTGGTGACGCGGCTCAGCGAGATCAGCGGCTATCCGCTGACCTCAGCGAGCGACCTGATCGAGGCGACCTCCGACACCGGTGTGTTCGTTCTGGCCTCCGGCCTTCTGAAACGTTGTGCGGTGAAGCTGTCGAAGATCAGCAACGACCTCCGGCTCCTTTCCTCCGGTCCGCAGGCAGGGCTGCAGGAGATCGTGCTCCCGCCGGTGCAGGCGGGCTCCTCGATCATGCCGGGGAAGGTCAATCCGGTCATTCCGGAGGCCGTGAACCAGGTGGCGTTCCTCGTCGTCGGCGCGGACGCGAGCGTGACCATGGCGGCCGAGGCGGGGCAGTTGCAGCTCAACGCCTTCGGACCGGTCATCGCTTCCTCCCTGCTCGACTCGGCCTCACTGCTGACGCGTGGTGCCGATCTGCTCGCCGAGCGGTGCGTGAGCGGCATCCGTGCCGACGGCGAGTTCATCACCGCACGCACCAAGGACAGCCTCGCCGTGGCGACCGGCCTCGTACCCCTACTCGGGTATGCCCGCACCGCCGCGCTCGTGAAGGAGGCACTGAGCAGTCGCCGCACACTGGCGGAGCTGACCCTGGAACGGGGCCTGCTCGACGAGGAACAGCTCAACGCGGCACTGGCACCGCAGAATCTGACCGGTGAAGTCGCCTCGGCTCGGTAG
- a CDS encoding amidohydrolase, whose product MTHAETLITGAQLWTPTPLAHPADIAIRSGRVMAVGAAGELSGLVDRRTTQIDACGAAVLPGFHDAHVHPLAGGVALLGCDLSDVHSLDGYRRRIAEYAARSDEPCIAGSGWFGDAFTGGLPDRHLLDALVPDRPAVFSSHDAHGVWVNSRALALAGIDRDSPDPPAGRIVRDARGEPTGVLLDSAAEPVAALLPEHSPQKLVRAMRAAQTHLLSLGITSWHDAIVGEYLTLPDCLPTYLRETATGSLRARVTGSLWWRPDWEAGDLPELLETRAHARAAGVALDSVKIMQDGICENHTAAMNDPYVGSGVQDSGESVIEPGALNEIVAAIDAQGMSVHFHGVGDRAVRECLDAVAAARRRNGPGRRHQIAHLDVVDPADVPRFAELGVMANIQPLWARADREIIERKLPLLGPERARRHFPFGSLADADAALAMGSDWPVTSADPLWGLHTACTRTAPSADPHADNPESRVPMLPEERLPVDVAVRAYTLGSAEASGTDGEVGRLAEGHCADLVVLSGPIEGPDSFDRLRVVRTMVGGEVVHPV is encoded by the coding sequence ATGACACACGCTGAAACACTGATCACCGGGGCGCAGCTGTGGACGCCCACCCCGCTGGCCCACCCCGCCGACATCGCGATCCGCTCCGGCCGCGTCATGGCGGTCGGAGCGGCGGGAGAGCTGTCCGGCCTGGTGGACCGGCGAACAACGCAGATCGACGCGTGCGGGGCCGCAGTCCTTCCGGGGTTCCACGACGCCCACGTCCATCCGCTCGCCGGCGGGGTCGCGCTGCTGGGCTGCGACCTGTCAGACGTCCACTCGCTGGACGGGTACCGTCGGCGGATAGCCGAGTACGCAGCACGGAGCGACGAGCCGTGCATCGCGGGCTCCGGTTGGTTCGGCGACGCCTTCACCGGCGGCCTGCCCGACCGGCACCTGCTCGACGCGCTCGTCCCGGACCGGCCGGCGGTGTTCTCCAGCCATGACGCGCACGGCGTCTGGGTGAACTCCCGCGCGCTCGCGCTCGCCGGCATCGACCGCGACTCGCCCGATCCCCCCGCCGGAAGGATCGTCCGCGACGCCCGTGGCGAGCCCACCGGTGTGCTGTTGGACAGCGCCGCGGAACCGGTGGCGGCGCTGCTGCCGGAGCACAGTCCACAGAAGCTGGTCAGAGCCATGCGGGCGGCCCAGACGCACCTGCTCTCGCTGGGCATCACCTCCTGGCATGACGCGATCGTCGGAGAGTACCTGACACTCCCGGACTGCCTGCCGACCTACCTGCGGGAGACGGCCACGGGTTCTCTGCGCGCCCGAGTCACCGGTTCGCTGTGGTGGCGCCCTGACTGGGAGGCCGGTGACCTGCCGGAACTCCTGGAGACCAGGGCCCACGCCCGCGCCGCGGGAGTGGCGCTGGACAGCGTGAAGATCATGCAGGACGGGATCTGCGAGAACCACACAGCCGCGATGAACGACCCCTACGTAGGCTCCGGCGTCCAGGACAGCGGAGAGTCCGTGATCGAACCGGGCGCGCTCAACGAGATCGTCGCCGCGATCGACGCGCAGGGTATGAGCGTTCACTTCCACGGGGTGGGAGACCGCGCGGTACGGGAGTGCCTCGACGCGGTGGCCGCAGCGCGTCGGCGCAACGGCCCCGGGCGGCGCCACCAGATCGCCCACCTGGACGTCGTGGACCCCGCCGACGTGCCCCGGTTCGCGGAGCTGGGAGTCATGGCGAACATCCAGCCGCTGTGGGCGCGTGCCGACCGCGAGATCATCGAGCGCAAACTTCCGCTGCTCGGACCGGAACGAGCCCGACGACATTTCCCGTTCGGCTCACTCGCCGACGCCGATGCCGCGCTGGCGATGGGCAGCGACTGGCCGGTGACCAGCGCCGATCCGCTCTGGGGCCTGCACACTGCCTGCACCCGCACCGCCCCATCGGCCGATCCGCACGCGGACAATCCCGAGTCGCGTGTCCCGATGCTGCCCGAAGAACGGCTCCCGGTGGACGTGGCCGTGCGCGCCTACACGCTGGGCTCGGCAGAGGCCTCCGGTACCGACGGGGAGGTGGGGCGACTGGCTGAGGGGCACTGCGCCGACCTGGTCGTGCTCTCCGGCCCGATCGAAGGGCCGGACTCCTTCGACCGGTTGCGGGTCGTGCGGACCATGGTGGGCGGCGAGGTGGTGCACCCGGTCTAG
- a CDS encoding purine-cytosine permease family protein, which yields MRFETRHIRPIPPDERHGTARGLFFVWLGINMLPLTIVTGAVGTSVLGLPFGWAVAAIVAGNLVGGLGAALHAAQGPRLGIPQMLQARAQFGYHGGSILALIALLMFLGFFASNLVVAAQSFAEVVPGLSTDAGIAVCTAIALFVAVFGYDLVRKLMAIVSIVLGAVLIAALVLALGNPAAFAVHRELALTPAGFCAMVAIGAVWQLAYAPYVSDYSRYLPDKTGARPAFWATYSGLVLGTVLVMVLGALVGLTTEEGNAMGALGALLGGFGAVTLAAFGVASAVMNSSNIYSGVMCSLTVLEAAFSRARVTTGTRVGMTAVYALLAMAMALFGQHDFLVVFKDFVAVLLYVLVPWSAINLVDYFVLRKGHYAVSDMFARDGGRYGRWDPVGLSCYAVGLAVQVPFMITSVFTGPLAEPMGGVDIAWIVGFASSAGLYALGKRGERNRLPHDTVECDVQEQSS from the coding sequence GTGAGATTCGAGACCCGTCATATCAGGCCCATCCCGCCGGACGAGAGGCACGGCACGGCCCGGGGCCTGTTCTTCGTCTGGCTGGGCATCAACATGCTCCCGCTGACGATCGTCACCGGCGCCGTGGGCACCAGCGTGCTCGGGCTGCCGTTCGGCTGGGCGGTCGCCGCGATCGTGGCCGGCAACCTCGTCGGCGGGCTCGGCGCGGCCCTGCACGCGGCCCAGGGGCCGCGCCTGGGGATACCGCAGATGTTGCAGGCCAGGGCGCAGTTCGGCTACCACGGCGGAAGCATCCTGGCACTGATCGCCCTGCTGATGTTCCTGGGGTTCTTCGCCTCCAACCTCGTGGTCGCCGCGCAGAGCTTCGCCGAGGTGGTCCCGGGCCTCTCGACCGACGCGGGGATCGCCGTCTGCACCGCGATCGCCCTCTTCGTCGCGGTCTTCGGCTACGACCTGGTCCGCAAGCTCATGGCGATCGTCTCGATCGTCCTCGGCGCGGTGCTGATCGCAGCCCTGGTCCTGGCGCTGGGCAACCCCGCCGCCTTCGCCGTCCACCGGGAACTCGCCCTCACCCCTGCGGGCTTCTGCGCGATGGTGGCGATCGGCGCCGTGTGGCAGCTCGCCTACGCCCCCTACGTCTCCGACTACTCCCGCTACCTCCCGGATAAGACCGGCGCGCGCCCGGCCTTCTGGGCCACCTACTCGGGGCTGGTACTGGGGACCGTACTGGTCATGGTGCTGGGCGCCTTGGTGGGGCTGACCACCGAGGAGGGCAACGCCATGGGGGCGCTCGGGGCACTCCTGGGCGGGTTCGGCGCCGTGACGCTGGCCGCCTTCGGTGTGGCATCGGCGGTGATGAACTCGTCCAACATCTACTCGGGGGTGATGTGCTCACTGACCGTGCTGGAGGCGGCGTTCAGCAGAGCCCGCGTCACCACCGGCACGCGTGTCGGCATGACCGCGGTGTACGCCCTCCTCGCCATGGCGATGGCGCTCTTCGGCCAGCACGACTTCCTCGTCGTCTTCAAGGACTTCGTGGCCGTACTGCTCTACGTCCTCGTCCCCTGGTCTGCCATCAACCTCGTGGACTACTTCGTGCTGCGAAAGGGCCACTACGCCGTCTCGGACATGTTCGCCCGCGACGGCGGCAGATACGGCCGATGGGACCCCGTCGGCCTGTCCTGCTACGCGGTGGGATTGGCCGTCCAGGTCCCGTTCATGATCACCAGCGTGTTCACCGGTCCCCTCGCCGAACCGATGGGCGGTGTCGACATCGCCTGGATCGTCGGCTTCGCGAGTTCGGCCGGCCTGTACGCGCTGGGGAAGCGGGGGGAGCGGAACCGCCTCCCCCATGACACAGTCGAGTGCGACGTCCAGGAGCAGTCTTCATGA